A DNA window from Candidatus Omnitrophota bacterium contains the following coding sequences:
- a CDS encoding ACT domain-containing protein → MAKATIVKELIVKTPNRVGMLAEVAGTIAKSGANINALNAFGVESDAIFRIVTSDNAAAIKELKAKKIEVSEKDAVKVELENKSGMAAEIAEKLKAASIDIKYIYGSACGCTCPCGLILNTSDNKKTVDILNK, encoded by the coding sequence ATGGCAAAGGCAACGATTGTGAAGGAATTGATAGTGAAGACACCCAACAGGGTGGGGATGCTGGCTGAGGTTGCGGGCACAATAGCGAAAAGCGGCGCCAATATAAATGCTCTAAATGCCTTTGGAGTGGAAAGCGATGCAATATTCAGAATTGTCACATCGGACAATGCGGCTGCCATCAAGGAGCTTAAGGCCAAAAAGATCGAAGTATCCGAAAAAGACGCTGTTAAGGTAGAGCTGGAAAATAAATCCGGCATGGCTGCCGAGATAGCCGAAAAGTTAAAAGCCGCCAGTATCGATATAAAGTATATCTACGGAAGCGCCTGTGGTTGCACCTGTCCTTGCGGTCTGATTCTCAATACAAGCGATAATAAGAAGACGGTCGATATTCTAAATAAATGA
- a CDS encoding MEDS domain-containing protein produces the protein MGYHFYHFYESDILLARTLATFFSEGLRKLEYCMWIPRQSVSVDTALKSIKMYIPEIEDYLLSDKMRIESFENWYLAEDGTFKKSVVLARWRSLYDDIMNKGFAMIRVAGDGSTLISKYWDELVEYEAIINDTINDLNIAAVCTFKGKLYKPSQLKAILSNHFCPLTVTP, from the coding sequence ATGGGATACCATTTTTACCACTTCTACGAAAGCGACATTCTTCTCGCCAGAACTCTAGCGACCTTTTTTAGTGAAGGCCTGCGCAAGCTTGAATACTGCATGTGGATCCCGCGCCAAAGCGTATCTGTCGATACTGCGTTAAAATCAATAAAGATGTATATCCCGGAGATAGAGGATTATCTGCTTAGCGATAAGATGCGGATAGAAAGTTTTGAAAATTGGTATCTCGCGGAAGACGGGACATTTAAAAAGAGCGTTGTCCTGGCCAGATGGCGCTCTCTATACGATGATATTATGAATAAAGGTTTTGCGATGATCAGAGTGGCGGGCGACGGTTCTACCCTGATATCGAAATACTGGGATGAGTTGGTAGAATATGAGGCTATAATAAACGACACTATCAATGATCTTAACATAGCCGCTGTTTGTACATTTAAGGGGAAGCTATATAAACCGAGCCAGCTTAAAGCGATTCTTAGTAACCACTTTTGCCCCCTTACGGTAACGCCTTAA